The DNA region CATACCTTGCCCGCGGATCATCTTCACGGTGCCTTTAAATCGTGTTAGACAGACGTTCTTAACCAACAGACGCCAGTCAAAACTTACCAGGTGAGATAGCCTCGCCAGGCAGAATGTCAACACTCAACCACCTCTCATCAAGGTGCTCGATGTAAATTGTTCCACCAGCAAGAGCCGTTACGAGATCAATCTCGGCGTTGTAGAGCAGGTCGTCCTCCTTGCGCTCGAAGCGAGGGTGTGGTTTCTGCTCAATCTGGAAAACGACATCACCCGCAAGGATGCCTGGCGCTTGGTCACCCTCACCACGGAATTCCACCTTGGTACCGCTTCTCACGCCACGGTCAACGTGGACATGGAGAACCTTCCTGTCAACCACCGTCTTCTTGCCCATGCACCCTCTGCAcctgtccttctccttgacaaGTTCACCCTCGCCGTTGCAGTCTGGGCAAACGGTCTGGAAGCGTTGGATCATGGGACCCATCTGGCGCATCATAGTCTTCATACCGTGACCGTCGCAAGTTGTGCACTTGCGAACGGCACCTTCCTTGCCCCCGCGACCCTCGCACTTGGGGCAGATGATGGAGCGCTGAAGGGCAAGCTTGGAGATCTTGCCGCGGTAAATGTCCTCGAGGGAGACGTTGTGAACGTGGTGGATGGTCTTGGCCTTGCTTGGCCCGCGATTCTGcgtgccgccgccgaacatgccaccaagaccaccgccgaagccgccggAACCAAAGAACTGGGCAAACAGATCCTCAGCAGCcatgccgccaccaccgccggcaccgccctcAAGACCAGCCTCGCCATACTGGTCGTAGATCTGGCGTTTTTGTGGGTCGGAAAGAATCTCGTAAGCATGTGAAACCTCCTTGAACTTGTGCTCGGCCTccgggttgttggggttctTGTCTAGACAACAAAGTCAGTCATGCTACAGCAACCTGCCACTGtaccaacaacaactacatACCTGGGTGGAACTTGAGGGCGGAAATCTTGTacgccttcttcaactcctgCTCCGTCGCATTTGGCGAGACCTGCAGCACCAATCATGTCAGAAACTCTACATGCTTTCCTCAAAAATCCGAGATGGCATTCTGGGATTCCTTACGCCAAGGATCTCGTAGTATTTCGCTTCCTTAACCATGTTTGCGGTTGGATCTGATTGTATCGAAAAGGAAACAACAGCTTGCTGTCTCGATTCGGCGGATGACGCTTAGTAAAAAGGGTTTCTTCCGAGAAAGCTGAAATGGCCAATAAAGTTAGCAAAGATGTCGGGCACTTTTCCAAAAGATATGGCGCAACAGAGTAAAGTTAGGAAGAGCGAAGAAAGCCACAGGCCAGAGGTCTTCTTGAACTTTCTGGAGTGAAAAGCGGTGGGGGGATAGGTGGGCAACTGGCAAAGCCAACcgttaaaaaaaaaaacagggcGCCCAGAGTATGTGTATGCCGTACCCCGAGGCTGTGTAAGCTTTCTGCTGGGCCGCTGGCAAGACCGGGCTTGGTGGCTGCCAGGAAAAACCGATAGAGTTGGATGTGTGTGTTGGAAGTGGAAAGAAGGAAAACCTACAGTCTGCTTTGGAATTTTGCGCTCGCCGATTTTGCGCAAATGCGTCAAACTCTCTtgaacttcttcttctcaaagtTGCCCGATTTTGTTGTCGCAGCAAGCAAGAATTTGTCACTATCGCCGGTGTAGGAAATAGCCGAGCCCTTCTGCTGAGTCGTCGGTTTGTTTGTTCGCCCGTTGACTTTCGTATCTTctggggaagaaaagggttggggtggggttgttgtttgcgTTGGACCTTTTTCGAGGCGCCAGTTGGTCAAGTAAGTTAAAAGAACTTCGTCCTTTAAGAAACTGATCGCAAGGAGAGGGGTCCTGTCCAAGGGGAATATGAGCAAGGGCAGATTGGGGTGGGAAAGAGGGCGGCAGAAGAGGCTGAAATTCTTCCCCCAAGCCCAGGTGTTGCCTTccctccactcccctccTGATGGAATTCCATCGAAGACTCTAGAgtgtggctggtgctgtTAGTGCAGTACTTTCCAGTAATACCCCCCCCTTGTCAGGTCCCAAAAGCCGCATGCATCATAGGCCCGTGCACTGCTTGAGCAGCGGCAACACTGACAGGTAAGGGGTACCCATCTATCTAATTCTGTAGAAATCCCAGTGCTGCGCCGATGCGCATGGAAACCGAGCAATATCTATCTAGCGGGAGGCTTCTGCGTTCAGGAAGCCTGGTCactcttcaacccctccaaactGTGGCTTGAAAGGAAGAACCCAGGGTCTTCTGTCGTCACCCTCCCACacacccttcccccacccaaccatccgccacaccacccacaagggatcctcctccgcatcggCGCCGGCGAACGGGGGAATCTTTTTTTAAGTGAAGCGAAAGGGAAATCCCAGGGCAGCTGCAAAGTCCCAGAACACATGTGCGCGCACGTACTTTATCATGACATGACATAATCGTGAGAATTTCTACAGGTTTCCAGGGTTCTCTCACCAGGTAGTCTACAGGTTTGTAAGTGAACTCGGAACTGACCAGCAGGGAAATAGAGCGCTTACCTAGTTAGTGTACACTACCCTACATGCATCTTTTGGAATTCCCAATCACGGAATCTTACCGAAACTCACATGCATTGATCGCCCCCTCTCCGTTCTCAGGCGAAAAAAGGTAAAACCCACCTACCTCACTGACGGGTCGGAGAGCCATGGCAATAATGCTATTCGCCTGGCTATAGGGTGTCAGGCTGCATCACTTTCACGTAACAGGACACAAGAAGCGTGAGCATGAAGCATATTTGTCCACGGTTATTGATATTTATTATCACACTCGCCATATCATCTCTCCCATCTCTCCCATCTCTCccatctctccctcccccttaaCCACACAACAGAACCGCCCAGTACCTATGCatacctccctcccccaaccagAGCAATATAATATTGAAAACAACACCATTGacaaaaccccccttccatgctttgctttgttgaaaccaccacctcccccaatgTAGACCTGCCTGCCAATGCCCTATGCCACGATATACAAAAACACCCCCTTTGTCAAAaacacccctctccccttttTATAAAACTccctcaaacaccaccaacccttatccccccccaaaataacaagacaagaaaaaggcccATTCCAGACCCCACACCGCAGTTTTATATACCATTCACTCCAATCACGctcaaacaaacaacaacccagaACAtgtaaaaagaaaataaaaataaaaactcAATAAACGCTCTTTCTCGCTCTAACAAACCCTCAGAAGCCCTTTTTTCCCCCGCTACCCATTTCCTCTGAGTGTGTTCCCCCTCAAAATATACACTATATATTACACTCCCCTGTCTACccactccttcttcctccccccataaaaccccctcctcctcggccactAACCCCCCCCTAAGAAAGCAAATTCCTCAACGAAGGACTGGCACTAGCCCCACTCGCCCTCGGCTCCCTGTTCGGAGGCGGTAGGCTCGGCTCTCTCAACGGCGGCGGGCTTTGATGCACATGTCCCCCCCAGTGCGGCCCCCCCTGCCTCAGATAATtcggctgcggctgcggctccATCATATGAtgctgcggtggcggcggacgCATATGCTCGACATGATGACCATACCCAttcatcaccggcggcggctggtGAGGTCCACTCGTCCTCCTAGGCGGTGATGACCCCCCTCCGTTCAGCCCGACCCCGTTCCTATAAGGCGAGTGCATTATCCCGttgtggggtggtggtccagGCGGTGGGCCAATTGTCTGGATCGGTGGTGGACGgaggtggtttggtggtggtgccaggGGTGGCATACTcagtgggggaggggtcggggcgcggtggtggttctcgcggtggtggttctcGCGGGGATGGTTGAGTAGAGGTGACATGTTATTTGGGTGGGCAGAGGCTCGGGGCCATTCGCTGTAGCCCCTGTTTGCTGGGGCGTACTcgggcggtggaggttggaCGGGCAGTCCTCTCGGGACGATGGTgggcggaagaggaggtggttgcaCCGCCTGTGACTGGACGGCTACCGGTGGAGGGATCAGTTGGGGAGCAGTCGGACCTGGTAAAGGAGCTTGTAgctgcggtggtggctgaACCACGGGCGGAGGACCCGACGCAGAATGCATCGGGGGAGGTGACCAGGTCCTGTAGGAGCTGATACTGGGGTGACGAGGCTCGGTAGGGCCACCGATAGGAACAACAGCCGGTGGTGCTTGCGAAGCCTGCCGGACCGGCTCGGGTGGTGGCGTAGGCTCTCTTTTGAGCTGCGGATGAGGATTCGGCTGGCGACCCAACTTCTTGCACTTGTGACACTGGAAACTGCGTTGTTCCACGAACTTTTGCGCCTCGGAGCCCAAGTTCCCGAAGTACCCGTTGGTGAGCCCGCGTTCCTGTTCCTGATTGATCGGGTGCCACTTGGGACTGACATCGGTGGCGCAGGTAAGACAGATCTTGCCGTTCTGTTGCATCGACGGTGCGTCCTCCATTGGCGCATCCCCGTTGAGAATGTGCGAGATGGAGTTGTTGATCAGAGATGCCCGGCGGTTGACGTGATGCGAAGGCGTGGATGGCGATGTCGAAACCTTGGACGTGACAGCAATCTGGTTGGCTTTCTTGGCGCATCCCTTCAGCGCTGTATCGGCCTGTTTGTAGTTCTGGACATACAGCTGCAGAGCAGTCGTCCCGTTTTCCGCCACAATGTCGTGCATTCGATAGATAGCCGTCTTGGTAGGCAGGTGCTCCTTGCAATAGACAACCGCCGACATAGTTCCAGCGTCCCCATTGATGCTGACAATATTGTGCTGATCGCGCCTCGAGCCCTTGACAGGCGTGATGTCAAAACCCAGAGCATAACCTGCCTGGTGAGCACACTCGACGTGGACAGAGGCGCGGCACTGGTGGCAAGACACACAAGCTCCTCCGTCTCTCTTGCAAGCCTTGCAAATCTCGGCAAACTTCGCCCTCGGGATCGTGGGAATTCCTTCAGCAGGACACAGCGCCTTTGCGCTACCGAACTTGACCTCCGGTGTCCAGACCGCGCATGTGACGTGCACCCAATTGTTATCGGTCGTGCACTTCAGGGGCTCGCGAGGGTTGACAGGCCGattcatctcctcctgcttcttgcgGTAAAAGTCGGCCGCTTTTTGCGCATTTTCGCGCTCCATCctgtctctttctctttccttctccgTTTTCTTCTTGTGAGAGATTTTGGGCGGCTCGACAAAGTCATGGTGGGTATACTCATGTGGGCAAAGCACGCACTTGTAGTCCTAGATACACAAGTTAACATCAATTGCACCTTTGCAATCAAACCTGAGCAAAACTTACAATAGCGACCTGCGGGTTCTTGTCATTGGCACACATGTCGCATGTCCACTTTCCAGGAGGTCTGTTGTCCAGCACACCGTAGCAACTCCGGTGAACCGTCAAGCGGCACTCTCTGCAGCACAGATGCTGATTACCCATGGGCTCCATCTCAAGGCAAATAGCACAAGGCAGCGTCCGCGGCTTGGGCATTTCCGGGAcgggaggtggcggtggaggttgtttctcaaccgccttctccttcttcttggagatCGGAGCATTGACCACACTACCCGACTCAGAAGCGGTCTGATCAGCATCCTTGTCGGGAATactcttgagcttcttgcgAGGCGGTTCCTTATCCGTCGGTTGGGCACTGAAAGAGCGTGCCGGGCTCGCAGTAGCAGCCGGGTCGGGGGTGCGATATTGAATATTGTTGGCCATCTCCTCAGCCGCCAACAACTCCTTGTAAAGATCCTCGTCCACCTTCTTCCGCCATCCGCGACCTCCCGTCTGGGCCACCTTCTTCGCAACctcttcaacatcctcccACTGGATAGCATAACGTCTCCACAGCTCGGCGCATCGTCGGCAGAGCGCCTGGATGCATTgatccttcttgtccttgttaGCGCCACGGCCACCATTCTCGGTGACCGCGGatacagcagcagccggcgCTCTCCGCCACTGGCGAGAGTTTTTGGTGCCGCAAAACTTGCACAGGAagcctctcttcttctccttggccttctccgTGTCGAACGCCGAGTCATCGTGAACATCAGCAACGTCGTCAGCCAGCTTGTTGGCAGCCGCCTCGGCCTTTTTGGCATCTTTCTTGCCCTTACGTCCGGAAAAAT from Podospora pseudoanserina strain CBS 124.78 chromosome 1, whole genome shotgun sequence includes:
- the SNT2 gene encoding putative PHD type zinc finger protein with BAH domain-containing protein (EggNog:ENOG503NUPZ; COG:S), translating into MAQKSGVKQQQQSEDQAQSAISTSSATPSSSSSAKDGAGATVANSNTNLGGPVSSTSTDHPPPPTMSNLPNSSRSSSSTASTTKSESPQPMEKSSASAAAKDAGEKASPYGTRSRNRTGAARPNYAEDRDIDMELFEHTNKKDTDSKKAPSSKQQHLEPPIPQEASATSSSSSQAPPAANAGQTAPRSGNASSRKPLPDESRQTTATTNGTKDSHPAPSSTTSTNTANKTNGNSTSNSHKGKKRKATSAAAPAADASTPSGSQTPSGTNGASTSLLAAAVHQRLAGTASRSMDGGSATPGAPGYGETNMLTFENCKSRPTKDGKMIADDGTVLQKEDHVYLVCEPPGEPYYIGRIMEFLHVKNDTSLPIDAIRVNWYYRPKDIGRKVQDTRLVFATMHSDISPLTSLRGKCQIRHKAEIKDLAAYKRAPDCFWYEKLYDRYIQKNYEVIPTKQVINVPQHVKKVLDEHWKYVLTEQGRGKELTSAVKTCKRCVTYCANNDSVDCAVCQHTYHMNCVKPPLLKKPSRGFAWSCAACSRAHERRLEGRNTPGLADGGRDGEDDELLDDEDEEMGGVDGVQTGRTSRTSPASDETRQPPTAEQIYHASLWPYRYFGMHCKVEDALDLDDRIFPRASTRLGLKHQAVVGPWPGRPVEYVKPLEFKKSGKGSNKLTKEQQALLEAERIEKEKRPKWVQDTPPGYIERGGDETVTTLWKEPAKVGNEMPDAAIDDYMDTARSMAVSLGVPKQSTNLQDVARDLLFKFDFNAEKALRTLPKVPKEDFKEPDLTPAEQKKFEEGVAKYGSELHLVMKHVKTLKPATVVRYYYTWKKTDRGKQVWGNFSGRKGKKDAKKAEAAANKLADDVADVHDDSAFDTEKAKEKKRGFLCKFCGTKNSRQWRRAPAAAVSAVTENGGRGANKDKKDQCIQALCRRCAELWRRYAIQWEDVEEVAKKVAQTGGRGWRKKVDEDLYKELLAAEEMANNIQYRTPDPAATASPARSFSAQPTDKEPPRKKLKSIPDKDADQTASESGSVVNAPISKKKEKAVEKQPPPPPPVPEMPKPRTLPCAICLEMEPMGNQHLCCRECRLTVHRSCYGVLDNRPPGKWTCDMCANDKNPQVAIDYKCVLCPHEYTHHDFVEPPKISHKKKTEKERERDRMERENAQKAADFYRKKQEEMNRPVNPREPLKCTTDNNWVHVTCAVWTPEVKFGSAKALCPAEGIPTIPRAKFAEICKACKRDGGACVSCHQCRASVHVECAHQAGYALGFDITPVKGSRRDQHNIVSINGDAGTMSAVVYCKEHLPTKTAIYRMHDIVAENGTTALQLYVQNYKQADTALKGCAKKANQIAVTSKVSTSPSTPSHHVNRRASLINNSISHILNGDAPMEDAPSMQQNGKICLTCATDVSPKWHPINQEQERGLTNGYFGNLGSEAQKFVEQRSFQCHKCKKLGRQPNPHPQLKREPTPPPEPVRQASQAPPAVVPIGGPTEPRHPSISSYRTWSPPPMHSASGPPPVVQPPPQLQAPLPGPTAPQLIPPPVAVQSQAVQPPPLPPTIVPRGLPVQPPPPEYAPANRGYSEWPRASAHPNNMSPLLNHPRENHHRENHHRAPTPPPLSMPPLAPPPNHLRPPPIQTIGPPPGPPPHNGIMHSPYRNGVGLNGGGSSPPRRTSGPHQPPPVMNGYGHHVEHMRPPPPQHHMMEPQPQPNYLRQGGPHWGGHVHQSPPPLREPSLPPPNREPRASGASASPSLRNLLS
- the YDJ1 gene encoding Type I HSP40 co-chaperone (COG:O; EggNog:ENOG503NW8I), with product MVKEAKYYEILGVSPNATEQELKKAYKISALKFHPDKNPNNPEAEHKFKEVSHAYEILSDPQKRQIYDQYGEAGLEGGAGGGGGMAAEDLFAQFFGSGGFGGGLGGMFGGGTQNRGPSKAKTIHHVHNVSLEDIYRGKISKLALQRSIICPKCEGRGGKEGAVRKCTTCDGHGMKTMMRQMGPMIQRFQTVCPDCNGEGELVKEKDRCRGCMGKKTVVDRKVLHVHVDRGVRSGTKVEFRGEGDQAPGILAGDVVFQIEQKPHPRFERKEDDLLYNAEIDLVTALAGGTIYIEHLDERWLSVDILPGEAISPGTVKMIRGQGMPSYRHHDFGNMYIRFSVKFPEKGWTQDEAAFEALRKCLPSPEIINTPPANAMTEPADIEDVDASSKGGFGGATAMDEDEDDGHPHAERVQCASQ